The sequence below is a genomic window from Nicotiana tomentosiformis chromosome 6, ASM39032v3, whole genome shotgun sequence.
CGCCATTGGAAATAAGAAGAGAGGCTTCAGCAAGTATGATATCTATACACGGCCCCTGAGAGTTCAGTGCATCTAACGCGTCTACTACTGAAGACACTGGGATAACTGCGCAGcaagaagaaaataaaaggtgACAGATCTCAATATTATATTAGAGAAGAAAAATGAGGCATTTACATATAGTCACTGAATcaacggaaaagggccaaaactgCCGCTAAAGTATCAAAATTAGTACAAAAATGTCCTTCGTCCACCTATTTGAATAAAAATGTCCCATTATTTTTTTGGCTCAACATTACCCTTATTACTGACAGAAAATTCTggggaaaaaaagaaaatttaattaatatccaCGTGTCACCGTTCCATTGGCCTAACTTAAACTTCAACTAAAATATAACTAAACTCACCATTAACCCGTCTGAATATTGACCTGCTCCGATTTCAAAACACAACTCTCTCTCTCTGCCTTATTGTTACTTGGGCGGAATTCACCGGTGGATCCATCGGAAATAGCAACGTACACAGTAGCCTATCTCATTTACAAATTATGAGTAGAAAATCCTTTTTTTACTAGACTTAACACAGTAATCTAATCAAGAAAATTGAATCCATGATAACAATcaaaataagaaaacaaataCTAGTGAAGAAATTatctaaaaaaattattaactatTATTAGTACATCATATGAACCCAGTGTGTATGAAATATGACAATTGCACAATACCCGTTACACGGAGTAGAAAAGCTTACAtataaattgaataaataatgaaataaataaataatagaaatacacatcacataaacaataaaaaaaattgaaaaaacatcCTCAAATTTTCACGGAGGAACGACAAAAAATAGTGAAGAAATCCCCcacaaatttcaaataaagaaaaattatataataaaGAACACCCATTGCATAAACAAAAAGAATCTAAACTTTTTGCATTAAGAAGTATATGACAATTCTTTTCATCTTCCATAAAAATAATTCTAATAGAGAACTCAATTTTGAGTTTGCCTCATGAATAATAGTAGACATACACTCGTAAGTAAATGCTCACTAAAATGAAATAGCGAAGAAAGAGAGAGTTATGTTTTAAAATTGGAGCGGGTCAATATCTGGGCGGGTTATGGGTTGGGGTTTATGTTAGGCCAATGGGACGGTGACACGtggatattaattaaattttcttttttttatgaATTTTCTGTTAGTAATAAGGGTAATGTTGAGCCAAAAAAAGAACGACAGAGGCGTTTTTATTCAAATAGGTGGACGGAGGGTAATTTTGTACCAATTCTAATACTTCTAAGTACAGTTCTGCCTTTTTCCGTTGAATCAATTAGAGTTAAGTGTCTTTGACTCAAGAAGTTACAAATCATGCATTTATATGACATACTTCCCCTCAAGTTCTAAGAGATAGTAAGACAGTAATGAAAAAAACACTCTCCAATCTCAAGGATGAGATTTTTCCAAGTATTAAAGCTGGCCTAATTGCTGTTAAATCATGTGACTTATCTACTGACAAGTCTTCCTAAATGGAAACACGGAGCAACGATCATCTTTCTTGATTGTGCGCTTAAACTTTAAATAGGAAATGTCTCTGTTCCCATTGGGGAATCAATTTGGTTAATTGTGTATTAATTATGCACACAGAATATATCCATAAACAGGAAAAGGGAAAAGTGGTTTATACAGCAATGAACAACTTGACTAATTTAGTCTGCTAACTATCTGTCTCAATGTTATCTCACTTAACTTGTTATGATGGAAGTATCTTACCTAATCTAACACATTCCTAGAAAGGAAAATATAACTGAGTGATTTAGAAAGTAATGTTGGAAACCATAATAAGGCATATCATACCTAATCTAATACTTCCCTAAAACAGAAACCTAATTAAGGAGTATCATACCTAATCTAATACTTCCTCAAAATGGAAAATATAACAGAATGGTTTTGAAAGTAATGTTGGAAAACACAACAACAAGGTTTATAAATTTTGCAGTACTACAATATGGGGTGCCAATGCTAATTAGGAAGCAATGTTTTCCAACATATAGAATAAGGTACCGCGCCGGAGATATTACCCTGGTAACAACATTTCTTAAGAAGGGCTAATACTTCCTGGCAACTCTCAGCATCTGTGTCGCAAAGCAGAACCCTCACATTGCTCAAATCTATCAGATCATTGCTCGTAAGATGATCTCGGTTACTACAATTTCCACTTAAAATAATGCTCTCACCCTTGTCCATAGACACTATATAATAGTTTGgatgaaataataacaatatagTTTGCCAACGAGAACTCTCAATATTCTAGCGAAGCTGTGTTTGTTATATACATGAGCAATAGCCAACAATGAGTTTGGTTTACCAAATTTTTAAAGCTGACCTAACTTTTAGATGGATATATACGTTTGTCCCTTGTGCTTCATTTGTAATTGGAAGAATGAAAGGCTTAGTTCCAATTAGCAGAAAAGAAGACAAGCGGTTTTGCTAATTCCATTTGTGGATTGTATAGCTGCAGTTTCAATTGGAGAAAACTCAACAAATACTAAACCCTTCAGTTTAATTCCTCTTCCCTTTTCGTTCCTTATTCCTGAGATCAAATCTGAAGAATACGAAGAAGAATCCTCGTACTCTCGGCCACTGATGTTCATACTCATCGCTTCTCAAAGGCACTCAAGCTTTTCTAAAGGGATTGAGGGGGATGACTATATATGCAGTtcgatgcactaagctcccgctatgcgcggggtcggGGGAAGGGCCGGACTACAAGAGTCTATTATACGCAGTcttaccttgcatttctgcaaCAGGCTGTTTCCACAGCTCGAACCCGTGCTGGTCACATgccagcaactttaccagttacgccaaagcTCCCCTTCAAGACTATACATGCAGCCAAATAGTCAAATAAGTTGAGAGATTGCTGATCAAAAAGTACAGAGGTTACATTCAAGTTATTAGGATTGCTATAATCACATTGGGAAAAGTTTGGCCAGCTTCTCATTGCCCACAGTATTTAGCAATGGGGACCATTTTGGAAGCATCACATCATCGCATGTGATGATAGGAAGGAGAAGGTTAGTCGGCTTTCGTTCTGAAAGGACATATTACTTGTTGTCACCAAACAAAAACACAGCAAATCAAAAGATAGCCACCAATCTATCATTTTGCATCAGATTCACGTGTTGGAGAAAATCAAATACTACTTATCTTTGGATCACCTAACCAATTCTAAGTCCAATGAAAGACAATCAACTGCTATTCAGGTTTTATATGATAAATCATTCACTTACTTTACTACTAATGCTATGGACGTACGTGGGGGACGTGAGTTTTTGAGGATTTAGTTTTGTGATCGAATTTAGCAACACATCGATTATTAACATAATTAGTAGATTTTGATTAACAAAAGCACGTGCATGACTTTTTCCATGTGCACAATGCATTATTCATATTCAGCCTCACACGCAACGCAAATGTATAAGATGAAAATCGAAAACGCAAATAGTTATATGTATCATTCCAATTTTAAACGCAAACAATTATCTCATAAGCACACATCAACTATCAACTCCATACAACAACAATAGTGCCTCAATCCCAAGCAATTAGGGCCTATATGAATCCTCGCTGACCAAGTcgtgacaacaacaacaaatccatTACAATCTCACACGtgaggtatggggagggtagtgtgtgtgCAGACGAGTCAGACTTTACTCGTACCTTGAGAAGGTAGAGAGGaagttttcgatagaccctcggctcaagactAAGTCATCAGGAAGCAAAACATTTTTTGGTTTTCAATAAATTGAATTTAAGCATAATCACTAGTCCATGTATAATAAAAGAGAGAGCTAGCTTATTTAAAGCAAATATGTTAGAATATCTCACGT
It includes:
- the LOC104099887 gene encoding two-component response regulator-like APRR1, translating into MDKGESIILSGNCSNRDHLTSNDLIDLSNVRVLLCDTDAESCQEVLALLKKCCYQVIPVSSVVDALDALNSQGPCIDIILAEASLLISNGAKIFNFIKLDINLKHIPVIMMLDEDEVPLVLKGLVLGATDYLVKPFSSIELMKLWTHMKRNSSKLVY